Proteins encoded in a region of the Mucilaginibacter sabulilitoris genome:
- a CDS encoding bifunctional YncE family protein/alkaline phosphatase family protein, protein MKNITLVWIIALISLKAGAQNLADIEHSRISLPNGWGITAIGQHLPLGDLPLNMAVSKSKKYIAVTNNGQSKQTIQLINVNSGKQADEVEIPKSWGGIVFSADEKYLYASGGNDNWILKYAVQNDKLITTDTIKLGEPWPNKISPAGITIDDAKQLLYVVTKMDNALYVIDLKTKNIKQKLPLGTEAYTCLLSPNKNELYVSVWGGDKIMIYDTDKEKFTDSVNVGDNPNEICLSKNGRYLFVANANDNTVSVIDVQKRKVLETLNAALYSSTLSGSTTNGLALSADEKTLYIANADNNCLAVFDVSKPGFSKSKGFIPTGWYPTCVRVIGKKIYVSNGKGLSSMANPQGPNPISKKQSVVLHQGIESKTPVQYIASLFKGSLSIIDIPSAKLLATYSQAVYHNTPYSKTKELLTSGETGNPIPHKVGAPSPIKYVFYIIKENRTYDQVLGDIKGANGDTSLVLFGEKVTPNQHAIAKEFVTLDNFYVDGEVSSDGHNWSMGAYATDFLEKNWPTSYGRRGGGELSSGYNETANNKDGFIWDQASKYGVSYRTYGEFADHAKANIPVLKNHFCTYYPSFDFHVRDTTRINLWKREFDSLLTVHALPHLNTIRIGNNHTEGIATGRPTPFAHVADNDLAVGMFVNYLSKSPIWAESAVFIVEDDAQNGPDHVDAHRTTAFVAGGFVKRNYVDHTMYSTSSMLRTIELILGMPPLTQFDAAATPMWRSFDNKVNMQGFEVKPAQIDLNEKNTVKNRFSALSNKLDFSKEDVIPDQVLNEIIWKGVKGENSPLPSPTRAAFFKEVKTDKD, encoded by the coding sequence ATGAAAAACATAACTTTAGTTTGGATAATAGCGCTCATATCTTTAAAAGCGGGGGCTCAAAATCTTGCAGATATAGAGCATAGCCGCATATCCCTGCCTAATGGCTGGGGCATAACCGCTATAGGACAACATCTACCTTTAGGCGATTTACCATTGAACATGGCGGTGAGCAAATCAAAAAAATATATAGCGGTAACCAATAATGGCCAAAGCAAGCAAACCATCCAGCTAATCAACGTAAATTCAGGCAAACAGGCCGACGAAGTGGAAATTCCAAAATCATGGGGCGGTATAGTGTTCAGCGCCGATGAAAAATATCTTTATGCCTCGGGCGGAAATGATAACTGGATATTAAAGTATGCCGTACAAAACGACAAGCTGATTACCACGGATACCATTAAGTTAGGGGAACCATGGCCCAACAAAATTTCACCCGCAGGCATCACGATTGATGACGCCAAACAGTTGCTGTATGTGGTAACTAAAATGGATAACGCACTGTATGTTATTGACCTTAAAACCAAAAACATAAAACAAAAACTCCCCCTGGGTACCGAAGCTTACACCTGCCTACTTTCACCTAATAAGAATGAACTTTATGTAAGCGTGTGGGGTGGTGATAAAATAATGATATATGATACCGATAAAGAAAAATTCACGGATAGTGTAAATGTTGGCGATAACCCCAATGAGATTTGCCTGTCAAAAAACGGGCGCTATCTTTTTGTTGCTAATGCCAATGACAATACCGTTTCTGTAATTGATGTTCAGAAAAGAAAAGTGCTGGAAACACTAAACGCGGCATTATATTCCAGCACGCTTAGCGGTTCTACTACCAATGGCCTGGCTTTATCTGCCGATGAAAAAACATTATATATTGCTAATGCCGATAATAATTGCTTAGCCGTATTTGATGTCAGTAAACCAGGATTTAGCAAATCAAAGGGCTTTATCCCAACAGGCTGGTACCCTACCTGTGTACGGGTTATCGGGAAAAAGATCTATGTATCCAACGGCAAAGGACTTTCTTCAATGGCAAACCCACAAGGCCCAAACCCAATTAGCAAAAAACAAAGTGTTGTTTTACATCAGGGGATAGAAAGTAAAACACCTGTTCAATACATTGCCAGTTTATTTAAAGGCAGCTTAAGTATTATTGATATCCCTTCGGCCAAATTACTGGCAACTTATTCGCAAGCAGTGTATCATAATACACCTTACAGCAAAACAAAAGAATTACTGACATCAGGAGAAACCGGAAACCCTATACCCCACAAGGTAGGTGCCCCATCCCCCATTAAATATGTTTTCTATATCATTAAAGAAAACCGCACGTACGATCAGGTACTTGGTGATATTAAGGGAGCCAACGGTGATACAAGCCTGGTTTTGTTTGGCGAAAAAGTAACACCCAATCAACATGCCATAGCCAAAGAATTTGTTACGCTCGATAATTTTTATGTAGATGGAGAAGTTAGTTCAGACGGGCATAACTGGAGCATGGGCGCTTACGCTACTGATTTTCTTGAAAAGAACTGGCCCACCTCCTATGGGAGAAGAGGCGGCGGTGAACTTTCATCCGGATACAATGAAACAGCCAACAATAAAGATGGTTTTATATGGGATCAGGCAAGCAAATACGGGGTCAGCTACAGAACTTATGGCGAATTTGCCGATCATGCCAAAGCCAATATACCTGTGTTAAAAAACCATTTTTGCACCTATTACCCCAGCTTTGATTTTCATGTGAGGGACACAACCCGGATCAATCTTTGGAAAAGAGAATTTGACTCGTTACTTACCGTGCATGCTTTACCGCATTTAAATACAATCAGGATAGGTAATAATCATACCGAGGGTATCGCTACCGGCAGGCCCACTCCCTTTGCCCATGTTGCAGATAACGATCTTGCCGTTGGCATGTTTGTAAATTATTTAAGTAAAAGCCCAATCTGGGCAGAAAGCGCGGTTTTTATTGTAGAAGATGATGCGCAAAACGGTCCCGACCATGTTGATGCACACCGTACCACAGCGTTTGTTGCAGGAGGTTTTGTAAAACGAAATTACGTTGATCATACCATGTACTCAACTTCATCAATGCTGCGTACTATTGAATTGATCTTGGGCATGCCGCCATTAACACAGTTTGATGCAGCCGCTACACCAATGTGGCGTTCTTTTGATAATAAAGTAAACATGCAGGGCTTTGAAGTAAAGCCAGCTCAAATAGATTTGAATGAAAAGAATACCGTAAAAAACAGGTTTAGCGCCCTGTCAAATAAGCTTGATTTTTCAAAGGAGGACGTTATTCCGGATCAGGTACTTAATGAAATTATCTGGAAAGGTGTAAAGGGAGAAAACTCACCTTTGCCAAGCCCTACAAGAGCCGCTTTTTTTAAAGAAGTTAAAACTGATAAGGATTAA
- a CDS encoding RagB/SusD family nutrient uptake outer membrane protein → MKNNKLMKIKNIILLLLSLLAFGSCKKYLDVKPLDKLTVEQAFSNESNLQLYTNSFSVAMLPDGPGIYEADVMTDITVPNIVPTLISGKLSPQDAGVWNFTNLRNINYFLEHYNNPAISQAARNNYAGVAKFFRAYFYFNLVKQYGDVPWYNHTLAVDDPGLYKPRDPRAMVMDSVLADINYACNYITNAKDNSSTQITKWVALALKSRICLFEGTYRKYHTETGLSSTANTWLQNSQDAANQLITSGQYKLQTTGAPEKDYRSVFISENPQTSEVILAAVYNNALKRWHNATYWFDSATLGARLGLSKSFVNTYLNIDGTPFTSIPGYDTLQFKDETKNRDLRLQQTIRAGKYARSDGSLAPPDFNVTYSGYHILKFSLDDKYYDTRTENYNSIPIIRYAEVLLNYAEAKAELGTFTAGDWSITVAALRTRAGITNAAMPTTVDPYMQTTFFPDVSNPALMEIRRERGIELAVEGFRYDDLKRWKAGKLLERPYDGLYVPAKDTPLDLNDDGKPDVAFVDKIPATKIAGVVYFLLDNNTSKLSQGTKGNLIWLSNIPKSYPDRDYLNPIAPNEIILNPNLKQNPGW, encoded by the coding sequence ATGAAAAATAATAAGCTGATGAAAATAAAAAATATAATTTTACTACTGTTAAGCCTGTTAGCTTTTGGTTCATGTAAAAAATACCTGGACGTTAAGCCATTAGATAAACTTACCGTAGAACAGGCCTTTTCAAACGAAAGTAACCTGCAGCTATATACCAATTCCTTTTCCGTAGCGATGCTACCTGATGGCCCCGGTATATACGAAGCCGATGTAATGACTGATATAACAGTACCTAATATTGTGCCAACCTTAATATCCGGAAAGCTAAGCCCTCAGGATGCAGGAGTATGGAACTTTACCAATTTGCGCAATATCAATTACTTTTTGGAACATTATAATAACCCTGCCATATCACAAGCCGCCCGTAATAATTATGCAGGTGTAGCCAAGTTTTTCAGGGCTTATTTTTACTTCAATTTAGTTAAGCAATATGGCGATGTGCCATGGTACAACCACACGCTGGCTGTTGATGACCCCGGTCTTTACAAACCTCGCGATCCGCGTGCTATGGTAATGGATTCTGTTTTGGCCGATATTAATTACGCATGTAATTACATTACCAACGCGAAAGATAATTCAAGCACACAAATTACAAAATGGGTTGCCCTGGCATTAAAATCAAGGATCTGTTTATTTGAGGGTACTTATCGCAAATACCATACAGAAACCGGTTTGTCATCTACAGCAAACACCTGGCTGCAAAATAGCCAAGATGCTGCTAATCAGCTAATAACCAGTGGACAATATAAGTTGCAAACTACCGGTGCGCCTGAAAAGGATTATCGTTCGGTATTTATCAGTGAAAACCCACAAACAAGCGAGGTTATATTGGCTGCGGTTTATAACAATGCTTTAAAAAGATGGCATAACGCAACTTACTGGTTTGATAGCGCAACACTGGGCGCAAGACTGGGATTATCAAAAAGCTTTGTCAACACATACCTCAATATAGATGGTACTCCATTTACCAGCATACCTGGTTATGATACCCTGCAGTTTAAGGATGAAACTAAAAACAGGGATCTGCGTTTACAGCAAACCATCAGGGCGGGAAAATATGCCAGAAGCGATGGTTCGTTAGCTCCCCCCGATTTTAACGTAACTTATTCAGGCTATCACATATTGAAGTTTTCGCTTGATGATAAGTATTATGATACCCGTACAGAAAATTATAACTCTATCCCCATTATCAGGTATGCCGAGGTATTGCTCAATTATGCGGAGGCGAAAGCTGAGTTAGGCACCTTTACCGCAGGCGATTGGAGTATTACCGTTGCTGCGTTACGCACCAGAGCCGGTATTACCAATGCAGCTATGCCAACAACTGTAGATCCCTATATGCAAACCACTTTTTTCCCTGACGTGTCAAACCCTGCATTAATGGAGATCAGAAGGGAAAGAGGAATTGAGCTTGCCGTGGAAGGGTTTCGTTATGATGATTTGAAACGCTGGAAGGCCGGAAAATTGCTGGAAAGACCATATGATGGCCTTTATGTGCCTGCAAAAGACACACCGTTGGATTTAAATGATGACGGAAAACCTGATGTTGCATTTGTAGACAAAATTCCGGCAACAAAAATTGCGGGTGTAGTTTACTTTTTATTGGATAACAACACCTCCAAACTTTCCCAGGGCACTAAAGGTAACCTGATTTGGCTGAGCAATATTCCTAAATCGTATCCGGATAGAGATTATCTGAATCCGATAGCGCCAAATGAAATTATTTTAAACCCAAACCTTAAACAAAACCCCGGATGGTAA
- a CDS encoding SusC/RagA family TonB-linked outer membrane protein → MRINIYKNIAIPYTINSLFKFMRIQLAIILLFQTMCMAGTIKGQTMNDTRISLSAHNISLKVAFNTIEQKTTFSLGYNANDIDANQKVNINAVNEPVLVVLKKLLKGYKGEISQVNDRNIFLKVRRTEPGSFFLVQKIAPAGRVTGQVIDETGQPLPGVSVTEKGARNSTSTDNNGKYGINAPDNAVLVFRFIGYAPIEQTVQLKGGQEATMNVSMKPTNSGLNEVVVVGYGTQKKANLTGAVDQVGSEYFDDRPVPNVTRGLEGVIPNLNIKMTDGKPTRSATYNIRGTTSIGSGGSALILIDGVPGDPNTVNPNDIESVSVLKDASSAAIYGSRAAYGVVLITTKTPKVGKVQITYSGNYSINKQTIKPDLLSNGYQWAQNFDEAFNAWYDYLSHPTVINSQPAFSLSYLDSLKRHDANPGLPQVSVDPLTGNYQYFANTDWFKELYKDNNATMEHSLSVSGGSDKVKFSVSGRFYDQDGIFRYNTDKYRSYNLRFKGSVKVNDWLTVNGNSEYATFNYKYPLTSVGGVNAVWRLMAVSAFPLAPLLNPDGTLTYTAAQTVGDFYYGKSNSTLVQNFNKSTIGFTASPIRKEKSKLTINGDFSYLRTDTTDTRKFFPVPYSSKPGQLITSGLNYLSNSVVSTRYYNANLYGQYSQTMGNHNVQILVGGNIEHSLTKGNFEQRDGLLVDDLSDFNLATGLNYRLLGGGSEWSTAGIFYRANYAYKNKYLFELDGRYDDSSKFPQEQAFGFFPSASAGWNISEEKFMEGTKSWLTNWKLRGSYGSLGNGNIAPYTFLATLGPGTSSYIANGAYLNYISQPRVLPNGLTWEKVTTANVGTDVDMLNGRLSTSVDIYQRKTTNMITVGQPLPAVFGTAVPKGNFADLSTKGWEVSVTWRDKIDTRKPITYSLRLTLADNVAHITKFYNPNNILPAPYTNNTYYVGERLGDIWGYQTDGFFTSTQDIQSHADQSYFVVSNNNKLLPGDLKFRDINGDGKVNNGKNTLNDPGDQSVIGNSAPRYPYGITGNVGWNNFSLEFFFQGLGQRDWYPSPEAANFWGQYNRPYSFVPAGTLNHWTEENPSQDAYFPRYRGYTALSGTRELAVPQTRYLQDASYIRLKTLTIGYNLPANLLKKLNFTSVRIYFTGQNLWTYSPIFKYTKDFDPEVIEGSDPEINATQGDGFSYPMQKTYTLGVQVAL, encoded by the coding sequence ATGCGAATAAATATTTACAAAAATATAGCTATACCATATACCATTAATTCCCTTTTTAAGTTTATGCGTATCCAACTTGCTATCATCCTGTTATTTCAAACCATGTGTATGGCCGGTACCATAAAAGGCCAAACCATGAATGATACCAGAATAAGCTTAAGTGCCCATAATATTTCTTTAAAGGTGGCATTTAACACCATTGAACAAAAAACAACCTTTTCACTGGGGTATAATGCTAATGACATAGATGCCAATCAAAAAGTGAACATTAACGCGGTGAATGAGCCCGTTCTTGTTGTGCTTAAAAAGCTGCTTAAAGGTTATAAGGGAGAAATTAGCCAGGTGAATGACCGGAACATTTTCCTGAAGGTAAGACGGACCGAGCCCGGCAGTTTTTTTTTAGTACAGAAAATTGCTCCGGCGGGCAGGGTAACCGGGCAGGTAATTGATGAAACGGGCCAACCCCTTCCGGGTGTATCTGTAACCGAAAAAGGTGCCAGAAACTCTACGTCAACAGATAATAATGGAAAGTATGGTATCAATGCGCCTGATAACGCAGTACTGGTTTTTCGTTTTATTGGTTATGCACCGATTGAACAAACTGTGCAGCTAAAAGGTGGACAGGAAGCAACTATGAACGTTTCAATGAAACCAACCAATAGTGGCCTTAATGAGGTTGTTGTTGTTGGCTATGGTACTCAGAAAAAAGCGAACTTAACAGGTGCGGTTGACCAGGTCGGGAGTGAATACTTTGATGATCGCCCGGTACCAAATGTAACCAGAGGACTTGAAGGCGTTATCCCGAATTTGAACATCAAAATGACCGACGGTAAGCCTACCCGGAGTGCTACTTATAATATACGCGGAACAACCTCTATCGGGTCAGGAGGAAGTGCGCTTATATTGATTGATGGTGTACCAGGCGATCCAAATACCGTAAATCCCAATGATATAGAAAGTGTATCAGTACTAAAAGATGCTTCTTCAGCAGCTATTTATGGTTCCAGAGCGGCATATGGTGTAGTGCTTATCACTACTAAAACCCCTAAAGTAGGTAAAGTTCAAATTACTTACAGCGGCAATTACTCTATTAACAAACAAACAATAAAACCCGATCTGCTAAGTAATGGTTATCAATGGGCCCAGAATTTTGACGAAGCCTTTAACGCATGGTATGATTACTTATCTCACCCAACTGTAATCAATTCACAGCCGGCTTTCTCTTTATCATACCTTGATTCATTAAAAAGACATGATGCTAATCCCGGGCTTCCGCAGGTTTCTGTTGACCCGCTGACCGGCAATTACCAGTATTTTGCTAATACCGACTGGTTTAAGGAATTATATAAAGATAACAATGCTACCATGGAGCACTCTTTAAGTGTATCTGGAGGAAGTGATAAGGTTAAATTTTCAGTATCGGGCAGGTTTTATGATCAGGATGGTATATTCAGGTACAATACCGATAAATACCGTAGCTATAACCTCCGGTTTAAAGGTAGCGTAAAGGTAAATGACTGGTTAACTGTAAATGGTAACTCAGAGTATGCTACTTTTAATTATAAATATCCTTTAACTTCTGTAGGCGGGGTTAATGCGGTATGGAGATTAATGGCCGTATCGGCTTTTCCATTAGCTCCGTTGTTAAACCCTGATGGTACACTTACTTATACGGCCGCCCAAACCGTGGGCGACTTTTATTATGGTAAAAGTAACTCCACACTGGTTCAAAACTTTAATAAAAGCACCATAGGGTTTACTGCCAGCCCAATAAGGAAAGAAAAAAGCAAGCTAACCATTAATGGCGATTTCTCTTACCTGCGTACGGATACAACAGATACACGTAAATTTTTCCCGGTTCCGTATAGTTCAAAACCAGGCCAATTAATTACTTCAGGGCTTAATTATTTGTCAAATAGCGTAGTATCTACCAGATATTATAATGCGAACCTTTACGGGCAATATTCGCAAACCATGGGCAATCATAATGTTCAGATCCTGGTGGGCGGTAATATAGAGCATAGTCTTACAAAAGGCAATTTTGAACAAAGAGATGGTTTGCTGGTCGATGACTTGTCTGATTTTAACCTGGCAACCGGTTTAAATTACAGATTATTGGGTGGGGGCAGCGAATGGTCAACCGCGGGTATATTTTACCGGGCAAATTATGCTTATAAAAACAAATACCTGTTTGAGCTCGATGGCCGGTATGACGACTCATCCAAATTCCCGCAGGAACAGGCTTTTGGCTTCTTTCCATCTGCATCTGCCGGTTGGAATATATCTGAAGAAAAATTTATGGAAGGAACTAAATCATGGTTAACCAACTGGAAATTACGAGGTTCATATGGTTCTTTGGGTAATGGCAATATTGCGCCATATACCTTTTTGGCTACGTTGGGCCCAGGCACGTCATCTTATATAGCAAACGGCGCATACCTGAATTACATATCGCAGCCCCGGGTGCTTCCTAATGGATTAACCTGGGAAAAAGTAACTACCGCGAATGTTGGAACGGATGTTGACATGCTCAACGGCCGGCTTAGTACCAGTGTAGATATTTATCAGCGTAAAACCACAAATATGATAACTGTAGGACAGCCGCTGCCCGCAGTATTTGGGACAGCTGTACCTAAAGGTAACTTTGCCGATTTGAGTACCAAAGGCTGGGAGGTTTCTGTAACCTGGAGAGATAAAATAGATACACGTAAGCCCATTACTTATAGCTTACGCCTTACACTGGCCGATAACGTTGCACATATTACCAAGTTTTATAACCCTAACAATATATTACCGGCACCGTATACTAATAATACGTATTATGTGGGTGAACGCCTTGGTGATATATGGGGTTATCAAACTGATGGATTCTTTACTTCAACACAAGATATACAATCACATGCTGACCAGAGCTATTTTGTGGTATCAAACAATAATAAACTACTGCCCGGAGATTTAAAATTCAGGGATATTAATGGTGATGGAAAAGTAAATAACGGAAAAAATACGCTGAACGATCCCGGAGATCAGAGTGTTATTGGTAACTCAGCCCCGCGTTACCCATACGGCATTACCGGAAATGTTGGGTGGAATAATTTTTCGCTTGAGTTTTTCTTCCAGGGACTTGGACAAAGAGATTGGTACCCATCGCCGGAAGCTGCTAACTTTTGGGGGCAATACAATCGCCCTTATAGCTTTGTGCCGGCAGGAACACTTAACCACTGGACCGAAGAAAACCCAAGTCAGGATGCTTACTTCCCCCGTTACAGAGGTTACACCGCGTTATCAGGCACACGTGAACTTGCAGTACCTCAAACAAGGTATCTGCAGGACGCCAGCTATATCCGTTTAAAAACGTTAACAATTGGCTATAATTTACCGGCCAATTTGCTCAAAAAACTCAATTTCACATCTGTAAGGATCTATTTTACAGGCCAAAATTTATGGACTTACTCACCAATATTTAAGTACACCAAAGATTTCGATCCGGAGGTAATAGAAGGATCTGATCCGGAAATAAACGCGACACAGGGTGATGGATTTTCGTATCCGATGCAAAAGACCTACACTTTAGGAGTTCAGGTTGCTTTATAA
- a CDS encoding FecR family protein has protein sequence MDTSSEREKAIALLQKYKAGLCTPEEIARIRQWYDSFDDLSSGQNIADARMAADEAAHKTLIKLFGENKEEQTRDKKGGIVYTLLRIAACLIVGCTLYFMAGKFKKTQPSEITYSKYSTRKGERREIRLSDGSIIVLNAASTIQIASDFGIEKRNVLLQGEAFFEVSKDKTRPFIIKTGKIQTRVVGTSFNINAYADEKSVSVAVSTGKVQVEKEDVKGKTLIGRDLTHNHMLVYDIKKDTYRQMLTDADLLSAWRTNKLVFNNASMAKIARTLERSYNIPVVLTGKPYKQGLYTVTFDNYPLDKLLPLLANLTGITYEFKMEQLIINVQHCK, from the coding sequence ATGGACACATCATCGGAAAGGGAAAAAGCCATAGCGCTTCTTCAAAAATATAAGGCAGGGTTATGTACACCTGAGGAAATAGCTCGCATCAGGCAGTGGTATGATTCTTTTGATGATTTGTCATCCGGTCAAAATATTGCAGATGCACGTATGGCAGCAGATGAAGCCGCTCACAAAACCTTGATTAAACTTTTTGGAGAAAACAAAGAAGAGCAAACCCGCGATAAAAAAGGGGGAATCGTTTATACTTTGTTACGCATAGCGGCATGTTTAATAGTTGGTTGCACGCTTTATTTCATGGCAGGTAAGTTCAAAAAAACGCAGCCCAGCGAAATTACTTATAGCAAATACAGCACCCGCAAAGGCGAACGCAGGGAAATTCGCCTTTCTGATGGTTCTATAATTGTGCTTAATGCGGCTTCAACTATTCAAATTGCCTCAGATTTTGGTATAGAGAAGCGTAATGTATTATTGCAGGGCGAAGCTTTTTTTGAGGTAAGTAAAGATAAAACCCGGCCATTTATCATTAAAACCGGAAAGATACAGACCAGGGTTGTAGGAACCTCCTTTAACATTAATGCCTATGCCGATGAAAAGTCTGTTAGTGTAGCAGTGTCTACAGGAAAAGTTCAGGTTGAAAAAGAAGATGTAAAAGGGAAAACCTTAATTGGCCGCGATCTTACTCATAATCATATGCTGGTATATGATATTAAAAAAGATACCTACCGGCAAATGCTCACTGATGCCGACTTGCTGAGCGCCTGGAGAACAAACAAGCTCGTATTCAACAATGCATCTATGGCTAAGATAGCCCGTACTCTGGAAAGGAGTTACAACATACCTGTTGTACTTACGGGCAAGCCTTATAAGCAAGGTCTTTATACCGTAACATTTGATAATTATCCACTTGATAAGTTGCTGCCTTTGCTGGCCAACTTGACTGGAATTACCTATGAGTTTAAAATGGAGCAACTAATTATAAATGTTCAGCATTGCAAATAA
- a CDS encoding RNA polymerase sigma factor, whose translation MIKSLPDEELLKRIQLDDQQAFSVIVYRYNLKLYRIVQNRVRMEDDAKDIIQEIFISLWNNRHNIQTTALYPYLSRSAFYAVIDWQLLHKKNLSRHHLLLENEEPAVFSIENQVIADELRQELLEEVEKMPDTTKAVFRMSRIDQKSVKEIATVLHLSEQTVKNNISVALKQLRRRMVSDKLSLLFYYILIKSLLLIIPMLTAANPFTKA comes from the coding sequence ATGATTAAAAGCTTGCCGGACGAGGAATTACTGAAGAGAATTCAACTGGATGACCAGCAAGCTTTTTCTGTTATTGTTTACCGGTATAATTTAAAGCTTTACAGGATAGTGCAAAATAGGGTGCGGATGGAAGACGACGCAAAGGATATTATCCAGGAAATATTTATTTCTCTTTGGAATAACCGTCACAATATTCAAACCACTGCTTTATACCCATATTTATCAAGATCAGCATTTTATGCTGTTATTGACTGGCAATTGCTTCATAAAAAGAATTTATCCCGTCATCATTTATTGCTTGAAAACGAAGAACCGGCGGTGTTTTCAATAGAAAATCAGGTAATTGCTGATGAGCTCAGACAGGAATTACTGGAAGAGGTAGAAAAAATGCCTGATACAACAAAGGCCGTTTTTCGCATGAGCCGGATTGATCAAAAATCGGTTAAAGAAATAGCTACCGTGCTTCATTTATCAGAACAGACAGTAAAAAACAATATCTCTGTAGCGCTTAAACAACTCAGGCGACGAATGGTAAGCGACAAACTCTCGCTGCTGTTTTATTATATCCTTATTAAAAGTCTCCTTCTAATCATACCGATGCTCACCGCAGCCAATCCGTTCACAAAGGCTTAA
- a CDS encoding response regulator transcription factor: MSRKLVYILEDDPDISELIVYILSEAGYEPVECGTVDSFNEIISHKLPDIFILDIILPDGNGLDVCKQLSSNITTSGIPVLMMSANKTRREIEDFGCKADFISKPFNIEHLLERIDSYA, encoded by the coding sequence ATGAGCAGGAAATTGGTATATATTCTTGAAGATGACCCGGACATCAGCGAATTGATCGTATATATTCTTTCAGAAGCGGGTTACGAGCCGGTAGAATGCGGAACTGTGGATAGCTTTAACGAAATAATCTCCCATAAGTTGCCGGATATTTTTATACTTGATATTATTTTACCGGATGGAAATGGGCTGGATGTTTGCAAACAGCTAAGCAGCAATATCACAACCTCCGGGATACCCGTTTTAATGATGTCTGCCAATAAAACCAGGCGGGAGATAGAGGATTTTGGATGCAAGGCCGATTTCATTAGTAAACCTTTTAATATTGAGCATTTGCTTGAACGGATTGATAGTTATGCTTGA